A part of Nerophis lumbriciformis linkage group LG25, RoL_Nlum_v2.1, whole genome shotgun sequence genomic DNA contains:
- the LOC133622128 gene encoding extracellular serine/threonine protein kinase FAM20C-like — translation MRQLPLAVRAMLAISASLASGDYRGLAEKADRHWLPDGLPCKAMMWRMCRRSRTICLSLALISIFLHLLLALVSLSLYRQPCDPPLTPWTHVLKRLVNKSGSSTGIGGPTISPTSTENRVGTPRNKLLSGKSEGIAPVKAPLAEQLAAGLSKLGALFDHPLYDVPTTAMHEDDWLLRVKPKRKSERSSQMWVSASQEGYDHWNSSSNSHPPWLRFHLGISRWQLYPHQDPNIDSVVEQLATHHIVSAVQKTGGTQLKLVMSFPNYGKAMFKPMKQQREDETDYNLYYFSDFERHNAEIAAFHLDRILGYRRVPPAVGRQVDVVKEIKNITTDLKLARTFFNSPVGNVCFYGRCSYYCSTEHAICGRPRNLEASLALMLPDLSLATRRSWRSPWRRSYSRSKLAKWETEPDYCSTIKKTGPYDKGTRLVDFMDLVILDFLMSKFIF, via the exons ATGCGGCAGCTTCCACTTGCGGTCCGTGCGATGCTGGCTATCTCCGCTTCTCTGGCCTCCGGCGACTACCGGGGCTTGGCTGAAAAAGCTGATCGCCACTGGCTTCCAGACGGTTTGCCGTGCAAAGC GATGATGTGGCGAATGTGCCGTCGCTCCAGGACAATCTGTCTGTCATTGGCACTCATCTCCATTTTCCTGCACCTTCTCCTGGCGCTTGTCTCACTTTCCTTGTACCGTCAGCCCTGTGACCCCCCGCTAACCCCATGGACACACGTATTGAAACGTCTGGTAAACAAAAGCGGCTCCTCTACGGGTATCGGTGGTCCGACCATATCACCAACCTCTACCGAGAATCGTGTTGGAACGCCTCGTAACAAACTCCTGTCGGGGAAAAGTGAAGGAATCGCGCCGGTGAAAGCACCCCTGGCTGAACAACTGGCGGCCGGCCTGTCGAAACTGGGTGCGTTGTTTGATCACCCTCTTTACGATGTCCCCACCACAGCCATGCATGAAGATGACTGGCTGCTGAGGGTCAAACCAAAGCGGAAGTCTGAAAGGAGCTCCCAGATGTG GGTGAGCGCGAGCCAAGAAGGCTACGACCACTggaacagcagcagcaacagcCATCCCCCCTGGCTGCGCTTTCACCTCGGCATCTCTCGTTGGCAACTCTACCCCCATCAGGACCCCAACATTGACTCCGTGGTCGAGCAGCTGGCCACTCACCACATCGTTAGTGCAG TGCAGAAGACCGGAGGTACACAACTGAAGCTGGTGATGTCATTTCCCAACTATGGGAAGGCCATGTTCAAACCCATGAA GCAGCAGAGAGAAGACGAAACCGACTACAACCTCTACTACTTCTCCGATTTCGAGCGACACAACGCTGAAATCGCAGCCTTTCACTTGGACAG GATTTTGGGTTACAGGAGAGTCCCTCCTGCCGTCGGGAGGCAAGTGGATGTGGTCAAAGAGATCAAAAACATCACCACTGATCTCAAGCTGGCCAGGACGTTCTTTAACTCTCCCG TGGGAAACGTGTGCTTCTACGGCCGGTGCTCTTACTACTGTTCAACAGAGCATGCTATCTGTGGCCGGCCCAGGAACCTGGAGGCCTCCTTGGCCCTTATGCTGCCCGACCTCTCCCTGGCAACCCGGAGGAGCTGGAGGTCCCCCTGGAGACGCTCCTACAGCCGCAGTAAACTAGCAAA ATGGGAGACAGAACCGGACTACTGCTCCACCATCAAAAAGACAGGTCCATACGACAAAGGTACCAGACTGGTGGATTTTATGGACCTGGTCATACTGGACTTCCTGATGAGTAAGTTCATATTTTGA